Proteins from a genomic interval of Rosa chinensis cultivar Old Blush chromosome 2, RchiOBHm-V2, whole genome shotgun sequence:
- the LOC112183431 gene encoding NDR1/HIN1-like protein 13: protein MEERGPPATGADDINEDPAPTSETQLVPYGPIPSPNETYVIHFPKDQIYRVPPPENAILVDKHRPVTKKKSRKSCCWALLVVLLVLFLIFGIALLTWYLVLSHKDPTFSISQVQVKQSNSSDSSKDSDLGYDITLKAVNPNDKMSIRFENGGGTSLLYRQKDIAKGKFPSDQLDDDESDTVKLVLNGTSAELPSEVQESIEETRSKKTTPLSLSLKISDLPVHIKYGFFKSWDEKAVVECKFKVDTLGSATKVLEQNCDTTLK from the coding sequence ATGGAGGAGCGGGGCCCACCTGCAACCGGCGCCGACGACATCAATGAAGACCCAGCTCCAACGTCAGAGACGCAGCTAGTACCCTATGGTCCCATCCCCTCACCCAACGAAACATACGTAATCCATTTCCCTAAAGACCAAATCTACCGCGTGCCGCCCCCTGAAAATGCCATACTCGTCGATAAGCACCGGCCGGTGACGAAGAAGAAATCACGCAAGTCTTGTTGCTGGGCTCTCCTTGTCGTTTTGCTTGTCCTGTTCCTCATATTCGGCATAGCCTTGTTGACATGGTACCTCGTTTTGAGCCATAAAGACCCTACATTCTCTATCAGTCAGGTCCAAGTGAAGCAATCGAATTCTTCAGACAGCAGCAAGGATTCAGATCTAGGATATGACATCACCTTGAAAGCTGTTAATCCTAATGATAAGATGAGCATACGCTTCGAAAATGGTGGTGGAACTTCCCTTTTATATAGGCAAAAGGACATTGCTAAGGGCAAATTTCCATCTGATCAACTAGATGATGATGAGTCGGACACCGTAAAACTTGTTCTAAACGGAACAAGCGCAGAGTTGCCTAGCGAGGTCCAGGAAAGCATCGAAGAAACTAGGTCGAAGAAGACGACGCCGTTGTCCCTAAGTCTGAAAATAAGTGACCTTCCTGTACATATCAAATATGGGTTTTTTAAGAGTTGGGATGAGAAAGCGGTAGTTGAATGCAAATTCAAGGTGGACACATTGGGGTCGGCTACAAAGGTCCTTGAGCAAAATTGTGACACTACATTGAAATGA